From Denitrovibrio acetiphilus DSM 12809, the proteins below share one genomic window:
- a CDS encoding response regulator transcription factor — MKILIVDDEVQLVDELKSILEKSKYSVDTAVSGDSGLDKIFDNEYSLIILDVMLPVMDGFCILEAVREASITTPVLMLTAKSDVSDRIKGLDKGSDDYLVKPFAVSELLARVRALLRRDNLDKNPFLKVADIVLNTVSCDVVKDGHPLKLTRKEYMVFEYLLYNKNRVVTKAALAGHVWGDEFDEFNASNFIDVHIKNLRKKIGDENHLIIRTKRGIGYIINDQNEN; from the coding sequence ATGAAAATATTAATTGTGGATGATGAAGTTCAGCTTGTTGATGAACTGAAGTCGATACTTGAAAAAAGTAAATATTCCGTTGATACTGCCGTATCTGGTGATTCTGGTCTGGATAAGATTTTTGACAATGAGTACAGCCTCATTATACTGGATGTTATGCTGCCTGTTATGGACGGTTTCTGTATACTGGAGGCTGTTAGAGAAGCATCGATAACTACGCCTGTGCTTATGCTGACAGCGAAATCTGATGTCAGCGACAGGATAAAAGGGCTGGACAAAGGATCAGATGATTATCTGGTTAAGCCGTTTGCCGTATCCGAACTTCTCGCAAGGGTGCGTGCTCTGCTCAGAAGAGACAATCTCGACAAAAATCCCTTTCTGAAGGTTGCAGACATTGTTTTGAACACGGTCTCATGTGATGTGGTTAAAGACGGACATCCACTAAAGCTGACGAGAAAAGAGTATATGGTTTTTGAATATCTTCTGTACAACAAAAACAGAGTAGTAACCAAAGCAGCGCTCGCGGGGCATGTGTGGGGAGATGAGTTTGACGAGTTTAATGCCTCTAATTTTATTGACGTTCATATTAAAAATCTCAGAAAAAAGATAGGTGATGAAAACCATCTGATTATACGCACTAAGAGGGGAATAGGGTATATTATTAATGATCAGAATGAAAATTAG
- a CDS encoding sensor histidine kinase has product MKIRNRIISYVFASCAVVVAIFSFTVYYEMRELLMMNLDSEIRHIRNTLQDEIESSDRSLADILSDDEYSYFLIWVDGGGSVQVSPAAAGVEKPSSEKTRFLKKMVFNNNPKVISEYYRFNRKVLSIKGADYEVLTGIPIKKIEEELGEIIRTFFIAAFLSLLFIGGAGVLISNSILRPVKNIIKSSNIINSKNLSLRIDNPDTNDEIDELITTLNKLFERLERAFEMQSEFIANISHEIKTPLAVIGVLTDEELQSESLTDGELEYLNKINYNLSRINKLTRDLINLSYIETKDVELSEKVDFVPAINEILDNFSEMIADKNLNISCSFEDVLITGNSRLIYSAISNLIHNAVKYNVRDGYIDIRTKASGGKVEFVISNSCVHVSDENINRLFDRFYRVEKSRSREYGGAGLGLSIVKEIVLRHGGTVYADRHGDTGISFTLIL; this is encoded by the coding sequence ATGAAAATTAGAAACAGAATAATCTCTTATGTTTTTGCTTCCTGTGCCGTTGTTGTGGCTATTTTTTCATTCACCGTTTATTACGAAATGCGAGAACTTCTGATGATGAATCTTGATTCAGAAATCAGGCATATCAGAAATACATTGCAAGATGAAATTGAAAGTTCGGACAGGTCGTTAGCAGACATCTTGTCTGATGACGAATATTCATATTTTTTAATATGGGTTGATGGGGGAGGTTCTGTGCAGGTGTCTCCCGCTGCTGCAGGTGTCGAAAAACCGTCCAGTGAGAAAACAAGATTTCTTAAAAAAATGGTTTTTAATAACAACCCTAAGGTTATTTCTGAATATTACAGGTTTAACAGAAAAGTTCTCTCTATCAAAGGTGCTGATTATGAGGTTCTGACCGGTATTCCTATTAAAAAAATCGAAGAGGAGCTGGGCGAAATTATCCGTACTTTTTTTATTGCAGCATTTTTGTCTTTGCTGTTTATCGGCGGGGCAGGGGTGCTTATTTCTAACTCAATACTTAGGCCGGTCAAAAATATTATTAAATCAAGCAACATAATAAACAGTAAAAATCTTAGCCTCCGGATTGATAACCCTGATACGAACGATGAAATAGACGAGCTTATCACTACCCTGAACAAATTATTTGAGAGGCTTGAAAGGGCGTTTGAGATGCAGAGCGAGTTTATTGCAAATATCTCCCATGAAATAAAAACCCCTCTTGCTGTCATAGGTGTTTTGACTGATGAAGAACTTCAGTCAGAGTCACTCACTGATGGGGAGCTTGAGTACCTGAACAAAATTAATTACAACCTGAGCAGAATCAATAAGCTTACCAGAGACCTGATCAATCTAAGTTATATAGAGACAAAAGATGTTGAACTTTCAGAAAAAGTTGATTTTGTGCCTGCCATAAATGAGATTTTAGATAATTTTTCTGAAATGATCGCAGATAAGAACCTGAATATCTCATGTTCTTTTGAAGATGTGTTAATAACAGGTAACAGCAGATTAATATACAGCGCCATCTCAAACCTGATCCATAATGCAGTTAAATATAACGTTCGAGACGGCTATATTGACATAAGAACTAAAGCCTCTGGTGGTAAAGTAGAATTTGTCATTTCAAACTCTTGTGTTCATGTGTCTGATGAAAACATTAACAGGCTTTTTGACCGTTTCTATCGTGTGGAAAAGTCAAGATCCCGTGAGTATGGCGGAGCTGGGTTGGGACTGTCGATAGTCAAAGAGATTGTGCTTAGGCATGGTGGCACGGTTTATGCCGACAGACATGGTGATACCGGGATAAGCTTTACCTTGATTCTTTAA
- a CDS encoding ArnT family glycosyltransferase → MKAKIQFKHSKYIYGAGLIFLIFSGIFVNSQLMHVGLMEARNFVTAREMVQDNHWLIPTMNGEIRIAKPPLPTWATALAMMAVKSDTNLTANRFPAGLAALFLIFSFYSFAKAVTKDRETASYAAIALSTSYMFMYMARKGTWDIFCHSFMVGAIWMLHKGFTSENGKYCCFAASGVLMGLSWMSKGPVAFYALLLPFIISMTVTYGKNIYKNNSRPLLIMIIVSLSIVLPWFIYLYLHAPDLSHHVAGKETNAWFNKHIQPIWYYLKFPAMSGIWVFMFTPLLWVPYARKRIRDIKNYKMLFLWTVVMIILLSIIPEKKDRYLLPATIPMSFLIGYYLKYLSTMSGYRDKIQVCIYLSLSTIIATATALSAVYYMISSEFHTYMIAVLVTDISLIYILIRSFINHSWKTYIYSISLIFALSLYSIPPLASKFMKENSPVKLLDLRNYEALKQKKLYAFNDNLKTVWAAGVKITKITKGDLAAIDSEALLLANDRENEELVSKVMESCSLKEQYQITDNTGRTLWHLFSINDKQNQNQEAELLSKR, encoded by the coding sequence ATGAAAGCTAAAATACAATTCAAACACAGTAAATACATATACGGAGCAGGACTGATATTCTTAATATTCAGCGGTATATTTGTTAACAGTCAGCTTATGCACGTTGGTCTGATGGAGGCAAGAAACTTTGTCACAGCCAGAGAGATGGTACAAGATAACCACTGGTTGATCCCCACTATGAACGGTGAAATACGTATAGCCAAACCGCCACTCCCCACATGGGCAACAGCTCTGGCTATGATGGCGGTCAAATCTGACACCAACCTCACGGCAAACAGATTCCCCGCAGGTCTAGCAGCACTGTTTTTAATATTTTCGTTTTACTCATTTGCTAAAGCAGTAACAAAAGACAGAGAAACTGCCTCATATGCTGCAATAGCACTATCTACAAGCTATATGTTTATGTACATGGCGAGAAAAGGGACGTGGGACATCTTCTGTCACAGCTTTATGGTTGGAGCAATATGGATGCTCCATAAGGGCTTTACGTCCGAAAACGGCAAATACTGCTGTTTTGCTGCATCAGGCGTTCTTATGGGGCTTTCGTGGATGAGCAAAGGCCCTGTCGCTTTTTATGCGCTTTTACTTCCATTCATAATAAGCATGACAGTAACTTACGGAAAAAACATATATAAAAACAACTCAAGACCTCTTTTGATAATGATAATCGTATCCCTCAGTATAGTTCTGCCTTGGTTTATCTACCTGTATCTGCACGCTCCGGATTTATCTCACCATGTGGCAGGAAAAGAAACTAATGCATGGTTCAACAAACATATTCAACCTATTTGGTATTACCTAAAATTCCCAGCAATGTCAGGCATATGGGTATTCATGTTTACCCCTTTGCTCTGGGTGCCGTATGCCAGAAAACGCATTAGAGATATAAAAAATTATAAAATGCTCTTTCTATGGACTGTGGTAATGATAATTCTTCTGAGTATAATTCCTGAAAAGAAAGACAGGTACCTTCTCCCCGCAACAATTCCAATGTCATTCCTAATCGGGTACTACCTTAAATATCTCAGCACCATGTCAGGATACAGAGATAAAATACAGGTTTGCATCTATCTTTCCCTCTCAACTATTATTGCAACAGCAACAGCATTGTCAGCGGTTTATTATATGATTTCTTCAGAATTTCATACATATATGATTGCGGTGCTGGTAACGGACATATCTTTGATATATATACTTATAAGAAGTTTCATAAACCATTCATGGAAAACATACATATACTCAATAAGCCTGATATTTGCACTAAGCCTGTACAGCATCCCACCCCTTGCATCAAAATTTATGAAGGAGAACTCTCCTGTAAAGCTCCTAGATCTGAGAAACTATGAAGCGTTGAAGCAGAAAAAACTTTATGCATTCAACGATAATTTAAAAACTGTGTGGGCGGCAGGTGTAAAGATTACAAAAATCACTAAAGGTGACTTAGCTGCAATTGATTCAGAAGCATTACTGCTGGCAAATGACAGAGAAAATGAAGAGTTGGTCAGTAAGGTCATGGAAAGTTGCAGCCTTAAAGAGCAGTATCAGATTACCGACAACACAGGTCGCACCCTTTGGCATCTTTTCAGTATAAATGATAAACAGAATCAAAACCAGGAAGCAGAACTTCTCAGTAAAAGATAA